In the Populus trichocarpa isolate Nisqually-1 chromosome 1, P.trichocarpa_v4.1, whole genome shotgun sequence genome, one interval contains:
- the LOC18094781 gene encoding uncharacterized protein LOC18094781 gives MDQNLPAIAKRAWSIVRVIFFMLRKGLSKRKLLVDLNMMLKRGNKIASKAIGNLMFHHHHHNDHRNVSFKSPPCEYEFSCSNTPTYSLPFHINNKRRHHHHHHHNNFFACAFNAPPTHDDHDMVTMNAVKLALELLNNNELPVPVEASPMLPGFGRSPMVRQLRITDSPFPLRDVDDDNGLVNKKADEFIEKFYKELRKQKRMSG, from the coding sequence ATGGATCAAAATCTGCCAGCGATAGCCAAAAGAGCATGGAGCATAGTACGTGTTATCTTCTTCATGCTAAGAAAGGGCTTATCAAAGAGAAAACTCTTGGTTGATCTCAACATGATGCTTAAACGTGGCAACAAGATTGCAAGCAAAGCCATAGGTAACCTCAtgttccaccaccaccaccacaatgaCCACCGCAACGTCTCATTCAAATCCCCACCATGCGAGTATGAGTTCAGCTGTAGCAACACTCCCACATACTCGCTCCCCTTCCATATCAACAACAAgcgccgccaccaccaccaccaccaccacaataaCTTCTTTGCATGTGCATTCAACGCACCACCAACTCATGATGATCATGATATGGTGACCATGAATGCTGTGAAGCTGGCTTTGGAGTTACTGAACAACAATGAGTTGCCTGTACCTGTGGAGGCATCCCCAATGTTGCCAGGGTTTGGAAGGAGCCCAATGGTTAGGCAATTGAGGATAACAGACTCACCGTTTCCATTGAGAGATGTTGACGATGATAATGGTCTTGTGAACAAGAAAGCTGACGAGTTTATCGAGAAGTTCTACAAGGAATTAAGGAAGCAAAAAAGGATGAGTGGCTAA